The Ciona intestinalis unplaced genomic scaffold, KH HT000093.2, whole genome shotgun sequence genome contains the following window.
gtaaatataagctgttttacaccttcctacaataggaaaacacaaacaaaacttaacaagttcgtttaaacccattgtcaaagtcaccacttttgctctattttggacacacatagacggcagttggactactcggtgtttatacgactctggtttAAATGAAAGGTCAAAGATCTCGCAAGATctttttatgacgtcacacacgaTCGCGTTTTTCGCGCACAAAGAACTTTCTCTTCTCTAATtagaaaaaagataaaagaaagaaaaagaaagaaggtAAATAAGCTCGTAGGAGATGTGATTAAGTTAAAGGAAGTCAGATTtgcaaaacaaagaaaagcaAATATTGCAGCGTAAAACTGGATTGCAGATAATTCAGacatttaatattgtttataaatataaattatttgatATATTATGAGCCAGTcgtaaatatattgtgttatatTGTCAGTAACCATGGGCGTATATTGACAGTTTGAGTTTCGCCAGATATTAATAAGTTTCTCTTTATTTCagagttttaaataaacagcaatCAAGGtttaatcaaatatatatttgaattcCCGTCAAAAATTTCACGTCAACAAGTGTCTCTTTATACCGAAGATTGTGAAAGTATTAATTCTTCGAAGACGTTATGTGCTTTAgtcagcaacaacaaaaatatacgaaaaatatattttccaaatcGAACTTTAGTTTTCATCGAAATGAAATTTCTGGAGAATTCCAAACTGGAAGCGCTCAACAGTGCTTTGATGATTGAGAATGGTGATTGTTGCGTCATAGGGCGAGTTGAAAGTTATTCTTGTAAGATGGCCGGAGACGATAAACGATTGTTCAAGACATTGTCACACGAGGGCGACCCTAACGAACTCACGGTTTTGTCACCGCCGCAGACTGTGGCTTCTGTCAGTCCGGCCGGGTATTCTACGAGTGCTGATGAGAACGAGAATCCACTCAACTATGCTTGTAGTCGGAAGACTTTATATTATCTCATTTCTACTTTGAACGCTTCGTTCCGACCCGATTATGACTTCAGCAATGCCAAGAGCGACGAGTTTAGTCGCGAACCGAGCGTTAACTTTGTCACAAATTTCATCAACAGCAGCTTGGGTGCCGTGCTGGGGGAACGATACAACCGGTAAATATgacaatgaatgaaaatatttatcctcgcatggtaagcaacgacaatcgttataacacgggtgttgtttttaatccattagtggccactgggttggagcagttgccgctgagtgtcttgcccaagaacgcAATGAAAGCATCGACTCATGGCCCAtactaaccactaagccaccGCAGACAATGTATCTTTATAACATCATTATCTgcagattatgacatcacttccTGTTGTAGTAACGTGTTGTTTGTTTCACAGAAAGTTAAGGCGTGTTGGTTGTGACAGAGTTGTTGTCGTTTGA
Protein-coding sequences here:
- the LOC100185613 gene encoding repressor of RNA polymerase III transcription MAF1 homolog isoform X2; the protein is MKFLENSKLEALNSALMIENGDCCVIGRVESYSCKMAGDDKRLFKTLSHEGDPNELTVLSPPQTVASVSPAGYSTSADENENPLNYACSRKTLYYLISTLNASFRPDYDFSNAKSDEFSREPSVNFVTNFINSSLGAVLGERYNRGHWVGAVAAECLAQERNESIDSWPILTTKPPQTMYLYNIIICRL
- the LOC100185613 gene encoding repressor of RNA polymerase III transcription MAF1 homolog isoform X1, whose protein sequence is MKFLENSKLEALNSALMIENGDCCVIGRVESYSCKMAGDDKRLFKTLSHEGDPNELTVLSPPQTVASVSPAGYSTSADENENPLNYACSRKTLYYLISTLNASFRPDYDFSNAKSDEFSREPSVNFVTNFINSSLGAVLGERYNRLSSLIWSSINDEIQLDDCVVYSYNPDLDSDPYGDEGCLWSFNFFFYNRKMKRMLFFTCKAQTSVDEKFEIEGIEESFEFTHQLPLILQ